A genomic segment from Dethiosulfovibrio faecalis encodes:
- a CDS encoding helix-turn-helix transcriptional regulator has protein sequence MEKLHPILRSMLPMVKGLALALGPDYEVVLHDVSDPDHSVVAIENGHVTGRSVGSPLRDFALYVLKSAEEQDRDYVVNYLTRSKDGKRIRSNTFYLKDDTGEIVGYMCVNYDMTKAEMVKGMVDFLVAVDPSAAYSEFDVDGPQGKFEDLLERNLRVLRGRVGKPLHLCSKQECLEAVKDLDEGGFFLLKGAVETLAQETGKTKYTIYSYIREVRKED, from the coding sequence GTGGAAAAGCTGCATCCGATATTGAGATCCATGTTGCCCATGGTAAAGGGGCTCGCCTTGGCTTTGGGCCCCGATTACGAGGTGGTACTGCACGATGTCTCCGATCCGGATCACTCGGTCGTGGCCATAGAGAACGGCCACGTCACGGGCAGGTCCGTAGGTTCGCCTCTGAGGGATTTCGCCCTCTATGTCCTGAAGTCCGCCGAGGAACAGGATCGGGACTACGTGGTCAACTATCTCACCCGATCGAAGGACGGCAAGCGGATACGTTCGAACACCTTTTATCTTAAGGACGATACTGGAGAGATCGTGGGATATATGTGCGTCAACTACGACATGACCAAGGCGGAGATGGTCAAGGGAATGGTCGATTTTTTGGTGGCGGTGGATCCCTCGGCGGCTTATTCCGAGTTCGACGTGGATGGTCCTCAGGGTAAGTTCGAGGATCTTCTGGAGCGTAACCTGAGGGTGCTCAGAGGAAGGGTTGGAAAACCGCTGCACCTATGCTCTAAACAGGAGTGTCTCGAGGCGGTTAAGGACCTGGACGAGGGAGGCTTTTTTCTTTTGAAGGGGGCGGTCGAGACCCTGGCTCAGGAGACCGGTAAGACGAAATACACGATTTATTCCTACATAAGAGAGGTCAGGAAAGAAGATTGA
- a CDS encoding thiamine pyrophosphate-dependent enzyme, with translation MSERRILLGNEAIARGVVESGCAVATAYPGTPSSEILPAIAAYSDEMGTNTQVEWGANEKVALEMAIGACYAGKRSCAVMKQVGLNVAADPFMSVAHQKLDGGLLVVVSDDPGCHASQDDQDSRAYAAAAKIPCFDPSDAREAKAMVADAFDLADRYGVMAMLRPTVRVDHCRQDVEIMDDVVSQKDAVFDRKPAGKRIVMPAVIHGFLDDHSDRFEAIRGEFGAMDRYNFEVPSEEPAKLGVIACGISYSVVRDILNRLGRKDVSILKIGTPVPLPVNLVEDFVDRHDRVLILEETQPVVEGQIPNRTAVMGRWNGWVPKTGELVPEVVESLLLRALGVEEDLSDREVFNKIEEELSPEKRRPRLCPGCSHRPAYFSIRKVFPDAVVASDIGCYGLAIAQNAVDTNICMGGSVTAASGIYLAFKADGKGTDRPIFATLGDSTFFHSGMTGLATAVYNRHAFVLVILDNRITAMTGGQDHPGTGDKMRSGEEGVSVSIEEAVKGCGVKWLSVLDPYDIEKNKKTIEKAWEHASSNREPAVIVFRHPCITMLKVKPEYRPVKVDPSACIGCGLCIRDFNCPGLVWDQATGKAMVDDRYCVNCGVCVAVCPKGAIVPEGGDR, from the coding sequence ATGTCAGAGAGAAGAATATTGCTCGGAAACGAGGCGATAGCCAGAGGGGTTGTGGAGTCGGGGTGCGCCGTCGCCACGGCCTATCCCGGAACTCCTTCGTCGGAGATATTGCCTGCCATAGCGGCATACTCCGACGAGATGGGAACCAATACCCAGGTGGAGTGGGGGGCCAACGAGAAGGTTGCCCTGGAGATGGCCATAGGGGCCTGTTATGCCGGAAAGAGAAGCTGTGCCGTGATGAAGCAGGTCGGATTGAACGTGGCAGCAGATCCCTTCATGAGCGTGGCCCATCAGAAGCTGGACGGAGGTCTGTTGGTCGTGGTGTCCGATGATCCGGGATGTCACGCATCTCAGGACGATCAGGACAGCAGGGCCTATGCCGCAGCGGCTAAAATACCCTGTTTTGACCCTTCCGACGCGAGGGAGGCGAAGGCCATGGTTGCGGACGCATTCGATCTGGCCGATAGATACGGGGTCATGGCCATGCTCAGACCCACCGTAAGGGTGGACCACTGTCGGCAGGACGTGGAGATTATGGACGACGTGGTTTCCCAGAAGGACGCCGTTTTCGATCGTAAACCCGCCGGCAAGAGGATAGTCATGCCGGCGGTCATACACGGTTTTCTCGACGATCATTCCGATCGTTTCGAGGCGATTCGCGGGGAATTCGGAGCTATGGACCGCTATAACTTCGAGGTTCCCTCTGAAGAGCCCGCCAAGTTGGGGGTCATAGCCTGCGGCATATCCTACTCGGTTGTCAGGGATATACTCAATCGGCTGGGACGGAAAGACGTCTCCATACTGAAGATAGGCACTCCTGTGCCTCTGCCGGTGAACCTGGTGGAGGACTTCGTCGACAGACACGACCGAGTTTTGATCCTGGAGGAGACTCAACCGGTTGTCGAGGGACAGATCCCGAACAGGACCGCCGTCATGGGAAGATGGAACGGTTGGGTTCCTAAGACCGGAGAGTTGGTTCCGGAGGTCGTAGAGTCGCTTCTTCTCAGGGCCCTCGGGGTCGAGGAGGATCTTTCGGACCGCGAGGTTTTTAATAAAATAGAGGAGGAGCTTTCTCCGGAGAAGAGGCGTCCCAGACTCTGTCCCGGATGCTCTCACCGTCCGGCTTATTTTTCGATAAGGAAGGTCTTCCCCGATGCGGTTGTAGCAAGCGATATAGGATGCTACGGCCTAGCCATAGCCCAGAATGCGGTGGATACCAACATCTGTATGGGAGGATCGGTCACTGCCGCATCGGGCATATATCTGGCCTTTAAGGCCGACGGCAAGGGGACGGATCGTCCCATATTCGCCACCCTCGGCGACTCCACGTTCTTTCACAGTGGAATGACCGGTCTGGCCACGGCAGTTTACAATCGTCACGCCTTCGTTCTGGTCATATTGGACAACCGCATAACGGCCATGACCGGAGGACAGGATCATCCTGGAACGGGAGATAAAATGCGTTCCGGCGAGGAAGGGGTATCTGTATCCATAGAGGAAGCGGTCAAGGGATGTGGCGTGAAATGGCTTTCCGTCCTGGATCCCTACGATATAGAAAAGAACAAAAAGACTATCGAAAAGGCCTGGGAACACGCTTCCTCCAACCGTGAGCCAGCGGTTATAGTGTTCCGTCACCCCTGTATAACCATGCTCAAGGTCAAGCCTGAGTATCGTCCTGTGAAGGTGGATCCGTCTGCATGCATAGGATGTGGTCTTTGTATAAGGGATTTCAACTGTCCCGGCCTGGTCTGGGACCAGGCAACCGGAAAGGCGATGGTGGACGATCGCTATTGCGTCAACTGCGGCGTATGCGTAGCTGTGTGTCCCAAGGGCGCGATAGTTCCGGAAGGAGGGGACAGATAA
- a CDS encoding 2-oxoacid:acceptor oxidoreductase family protein: MRIVIVGVGGQGILFSSKVLGEIALRRGEKVVGSEVHGMSQRGGSVISHFKSGDHFGPLVQVGDADVVLAFDTDEAIRNVSFLRPGGTLIVNCDDPARFEAGAMGEYLRDKDIKVLPVDGYGILRERMRGRFLFLNVMILGALVASDSSGLSMEDMESAVADLSPERFRDDNLKALNLGFER; encoded by the coding sequence ATGCGGATAGTCATCGTGGGAGTCGGAGGACAGGGCATTCTGTTTTCCAGCAAGGTGCTTGGAGAGATCGCCCTGAGGCGGGGCGAGAAAGTCGTAGGCAGCGAGGTCCACGGCATGTCCCAAAGGGGAGGCTCGGTCATAAGCCATTTCAAGTCGGGGGACCATTTCGGGCCTTTGGTGCAAGTCGGAGACGCCGACGTCGTCCTGGCTTTCGATACAGACGAGGCAATAAGAAACGTGTCGTTTCTCCGGCCGGGTGGAACTCTTATCGTGAACTGCGACGACCCAGCCAGGTTCGAGGCCGGGGCAATGGGAGAATATCTTCGGGATAAGGACATAAAGGTTCTGCCGGTCGACGGATATGGAATCCTCAGAGAGAGGATGAGAGGCCGGTTTCTCTTCCTCAACGTGATGATATTGGGGGCTTTGGTGGCGTCCGATTCCTCCGGTCTCTCCATGGAGGATATGGAGTCGGCTGTGGCAGATCTGTCTCCCGAGAGGTTCAGGGACGACAATCTGAAAGCTCTGAATTTGGGTTTTGAGAGGTAA
- a CDS encoding Na+/H+ antiporter subunit E yields the protein MFVFVLSFLMYLLLVWSGEGIPPVEIGIGLVLAAVVAVSVRSRSNARHFGLAGLNPVRWAGFLYFLFGPFLWALIKANIDVAIRIVTGKINPGIVEVDTGLHGEMAKTLLANAITLTPGTLTVDVEDDSGVFYVHWINVTDPHPSGEAVYGSFGEWARKVAQ from the coding sequence GTGTTTGTGTTCGTCCTCTCCTTCCTCATGTACCTTTTGCTGGTCTGGTCTGGGGAAGGTATCCCTCCGGTTGAGATAGGAATCGGTCTGGTACTCGCTGCGGTGGTAGCCGTATCGGTCCGAAGCCGAAGCAACGCCAGGCATTTTGGTCTGGCTGGTCTCAATCCGGTTAGGTGGGCAGGTTTTCTCTACTTTCTTTTCGGCCCGTTTCTTTGGGCTCTCATCAAGGCGAACATCGACGTAGCTATCCGTATCGTGACGGGAAAGATCAACCCCGGCATAGTCGAGGTCGATACCGGGCTTCACGGCGAGATGGCCAAGACTCTTCTGGCCAACGCCATAACCCTTACTCCCGGAACCCTAACGGTGGATGTCGAGGACGACAGCGGGGTTTTCTACGTTCATTGGATCAATGTGACCGACCCTCATCCCTCCGGTGAGGCGGTATACGGCTCCTTCGGAGAATGGGCGAGAAAGGTGGCTCAGTGA
- a CDS encoding monovalent cation/H+ antiporter complex subunit F, whose amino-acid sequence MIGFFALAAGFLTLLVLIMAGRLIMGPTGADRAVALDAMNTLVIGIMILLAAHFESVVMVDVAIVYAALSFVSTMFIARYIEEGRK is encoded by the coding sequence ATGATCGGTTTTTTCGCGTTGGCTGCGGGGTTCCTGACCCTTCTGGTCCTTATCATGGCCGGAAGGTTGATAATGGGGCCTACCGGGGCAGATAGAGCGGTGGCCCTGGACGCCATGAATACCCTGGTCATAGGTATCATGATTCTTCTGGCGGCTCATTTCGAATCTGTAGTCATGGTGGACGTAGCGATAGTCTATGCGGCTTTGTCCTTCGTGAGCACTATGTTTATAGCCCGTTATATAGAGGAGGGGAGAAAATAG
- the mnhG gene encoding monovalent cation/H(+) antiporter subunit G, with translation MIYVFSVLFLLLGMLVNTLGTVSLFRFPDVYTRMHGSTKCTTFGTISLSLGVILYAIIRRFQTGEVRFSVLALHTVIVVAALLISNATGAHVLARAAHRSKAFPKNAVIDSLAERDERLLKEGFRR, from the coding sequence ATGATCTACGTATTTTCCGTGCTGTTCCTTCTGCTGGGGATGTTGGTCAACACCCTGGGAACCGTATCTCTCTTCCGTTTTCCCGATGTCTACACGAGGATGCACGGTTCCACCAAGTGCACGACGTTCGGGACCATATCTCTCTCCCTCGGCGTGATACTCTACGCCATTATCCGCCGATTCCAGACGGGAGAGGTCCGTTTTTCCGTCCTGGCTTTGCACACCGTGATAGTTGTTGCAGCGTTGCTTATAAGCAACGCTACGGGAGCTCACGTTTTGGCGAGGGCTGCTCACAGAAGCAAGGCTTTCCCGAAAAACGCGGTGATAGACAGTTTGGCCGAGAGGGACGAGAGGCTTCTCAAGGAGGGATTTAGACGATGA
- a CDS encoding hydrogenase subunit MbhD domain-containing protein: MTSFHVFNLILLLVTGFYAVWFRDLLYSVVSLGAFSLLMALEFYILQAPDVAIAEASIGAALDTAIFVIALFGVGRLRKDRRGRR; the protein is encoded by the coding sequence ATGACTTCATTTCACGTCTTCAATCTTATCTTGCTCCTGGTGACCGGTTTTTACGCCGTGTGGTTCAGAGATCTTCTATATTCGGTCGTAAGTCTGGGGGCTTTCAGCCTTCTAATGGCCTTGGAGTTCTACATTCTCCAGGCTCCCGATGTGGCCATTGCCGAGGCCAGCATAGGTGCCGCACTGGATACGGCGATTTTCGTGATCGCCCTGTTCGGAGTCGGTCGTCTCCGTAAGGACAGGAGGGGACGTAGATGA
- the mbhE gene encoding hydrogen gas-evolving membrane-bound hydrogenase subunit E translates to MKLKALFIAATLVLGGVLLSGLDAVHPFGVPGDVAMDEYFLDHAMEERSSENVVTSIVFDYRGFDTLGESAVLFTALCSVVMLFRKGRK, encoded by the coding sequence ATGAAGTTGAAGGCCCTATTTATTGCCGCCACCCTGGTCCTGGGCGGGGTTCTTCTCTCCGGCCTGGATGCGGTTCATCCTTTCGGTGTTCCCGGGGACGTGGCTATGGACGAGTATTTTCTGGATCATGCCATGGAGGAGAGATCTTCCGAGAACGTCGTGACCTCCATCGTGTTCGACTATCGTGGTTTCGACACCCTCGGAGAATCGGCGGTGCTTTTTACGGCTCTTTGTTCCGTGGTGATGCTTTTTAGAAAGGGGAGGAAGTAA
- a CDS encoding MnhB domain-containing protein, translating into MRKPLSLVARTVCDLFAWFLIIFGVYVIIHGDVTPGGGFQGGAIVGSFMALLLVAHGGDRVLEWVKTSIYWIMLFVGLMMFIGFGLRGIPEGAFFYNFLAVPHDVAKTMAHGLIPFSGTIGVMDIAVGIEVAGGLTVIILSMFRGIVLHDFADSRKETGHDG; encoded by the coding sequence ATGCGTAAACCTCTTTCTCTAGTCGCCCGTACGGTCTGTGACCTCTTCGCCTGGTTCCTTATAATTTTCGGTGTCTATGTCATCATCCACGGTGACGTGACCCCCGGCGGAGGTTTCCAGGGAGGAGCTATCGTAGGTTCCTTCATGGCCCTTCTCCTGGTCGCTCACGGAGGGGACAGGGTCTTGGAGTGGGTTAAGACCTCCATTTACTGGATAATGCTCTTCGTCGGGTTGATGATGTTCATCGGTTTCGGGCTTAGAGGCATTCCCGAGGGAGCTTTCTTCTACAACTTCCTGGCGGTTCCGCACGATGTGGCGAAGACGATGGCCCACGGGCTGATCCCCTTCTCCGGTACGATCGGTGTGATGGATATCGCCGTCGGTATCGAGGTCGCCGGTGGACTTACCGTGATCATTCTGTCCATGTTCCGCGGTATCGTCCTGCACGATTTTGCCGATTCTCGAAAGGAGACTGGTCATGATGGCTAA
- a CDS encoding sodium:proton antiporter: MMANLPFVVVGLLFLMGLIAIIAENNLFKIAIGVGVMESAANMFLVVLGYRLKGDIPVKFLPGPVDVYVLPTPQALTLTAIVIALATSALMLSLIVMLYRHYGTLDVREIRRLRG; the protein is encoded by the coding sequence ATGATGGCTAACCTGCCTTTTGTCGTGGTAGGTCTGCTTTTCCTGATGGGGCTTATCGCTATCATCGCGGAGAACAACCTTTTCAAGATCGCCATAGGGGTAGGCGTGATGGAGTCTGCCGCCAATATGTTCCTGGTGGTGTTGGGATACAGGCTTAAGGGAGACATACCGGTCAAGTTCTTGCCCGGTCCCGTCGATGTCTACGTTTTGCCCACTCCGCAGGCTCTGACCCTGACCGCCATAGTTATAGCTTTGGCGACGTCGGCTTTGATGCTGTCTCTGATAGTAATGCTCTATCGTCATTACGGTACCCTGGATGTCAGAGAGATCAGGAGGTTGAGAGGATGA
- a CDS encoding proton-conducting transporter membrane subunit, whose amino-acid sequence MSWSVHLPALMLAVPLFGAFSTPIVALGGRRARAIWSVLISSVLLVLSFCLLQYVATEGTAVYVMGGKAWNLTLPSGMAYPVRIILEVDSFNSFIAVIGCFASLAGVLFGLRFLDRFSGKVWYSALYFLLTAGMLGLILTGDLFNFFVFLEIASVSSFGLIAYWRDRPESIEASFKYMLVSQVAAMMVLLAIGFLYGRYNLLNMAAVGKVIQFGLAEKVALVFMITALAMKCGAFPMHMWMPDAYAEAPASVTVLLVVVSQASLVGLCRIVFSVFGSAIVGDVVPWALITLGMISMFFGVSMAVVQHEVKRLMGFHSVSQVGYMLMAFGVGLLAMGDPRQMADFGMTSMKGGIFHMVNYVTYKGLLFLVAGALYYVTGTRDLDKMGGLAKRMPFTTFMFVIAAAAISGIPPFNGFVSKLLIYESSFAVHPALSVVALVTSILTLASFVKVFQTAFLGPEKKEFSKVKEVPASMVLGMAVLTVVILGLSLFPTWVVSHLVEPAATALVDKGAYIGAVLGGGI is encoded by the coding sequence ATGAGTTGGTCTGTACATCTGCCCGCTCTCATGCTGGCGGTTCCCCTTTTCGGGGCTTTCTCGACCCCGATAGTAGCTTTAGGCGGCCGTAGGGCCAGGGCGATCTGGTCGGTTCTGATCTCCTCGGTTCTTCTCGTCCTCTCTTTCTGTCTGCTTCAATACGTGGCGACCGAGGGCACGGCGGTCTACGTCATGGGCGGCAAGGCCTGGAACCTTACCTTGCCCTCCGGGATGGCTTATCCTGTTAGGATAATTCTGGAGGTTGACTCGTTCAACTCTTTCATCGCCGTCATAGGTTGTTTCGCCTCCCTGGCGGGGGTGCTGTTCGGCCTTCGTTTTCTCGATAGGTTTTCCGGAAAGGTCTGGTATTCCGCCCTGTATTTCCTGCTTACCGCTGGTATGCTCGGGCTGATACTCACCGGAGACCTGTTCAACTTTTTCGTGTTTCTCGAGATAGCCTCGGTCTCCTCGTTCGGACTGATCGCCTATTGGAGGGACAGACCGGAATCGATAGAAGCGTCCTTCAAGTATATGCTGGTCTCTCAGGTCGCTGCCATGATGGTGTTGCTGGCCATCGGTTTCCTTTATGGCAGGTATAACCTGCTGAACATGGCGGCGGTCGGCAAGGTTATCCAGTTCGGCTTGGCGGAGAAGGTGGCTCTCGTGTTCATGATAACGGCCTTGGCCATGAAGTGCGGGGCTTTCCCCATGCATATGTGGATGCCCGACGCCTACGCAGAGGCTCCTGCGTCGGTCACGGTTCTTCTCGTCGTGGTGAGCCAGGCCTCCCTGGTGGGGCTTTGCAGGATAGTCTTTTCCGTCTTCGGATCCGCCATAGTAGGGGACGTTGTGCCCTGGGCCCTTATAACATTGGGAATGATCTCCATGTTCTTCGGCGTCTCCATGGCGGTGGTCCAGCACGAGGTCAAGAGACTGATGGGGTTCCATTCGGTCTCCCAGGTGGGATATATGCTCATGGCTTTCGGAGTGGGGCTTCTCGCTATGGGCGATCCCCGACAGATGGCCGATTTCGGCATGACCTCGATGAAGGGCGGCATCTTCCACATGGTCAACTACGTGACCTACAAGGGCTTGCTCTTTCTGGTTGCCGGTGCTCTCTACTACGTGACGGGAACCAGGGATCTGGACAAGATGGGTGGTCTGGCCAAGAGAATGCCCTTTACGACCTTCATGTTCGTGATCGCTGCTGCAGCGATCTCCGGAATACCTCCTTTCAACGGTTTCGTCTCGAAGCTGTTGATCTACGAATCGTCCTTTGCGGTTCATCCCGCTCTGTCCGTGGTGGCTTTGGTAACCTCTATTCTCACCCTGGCCAGTTTCGTAAAGGTGTTCCAGACGGCGTTCCTCGGGCCGGAGAAGAAGGAGTTCTCGAAGGTCAAAGAGGTACCCGCGTCGATGGTGCTGGGCATGGCCGTTTTAACCGTCGTAATACTGGGACTGTCTCTTTTCCCGACCTGGGTAGTCTCCCATCTGGTGG